The segment GAGTAATCCAATAGGGTTTTGCTCTTATAAAATAGATGGTCATGTCAATGGGATGAACAGATGCAATAACTTACTTAAAATCTTTCGTCAATTGATTAATTATTTTACTTCTTGAGAATGAGATCCATTTTGGAGTACCTTTATTCGATAGTGATCCCTGCACTTGCAGTACCTGTAAGTACCTGAACTACAGTAACTCCTGACACAGTAATTGAATACACCATTACTAAACGGTCACCCTGTGCTACAGGGATAGGCGTTAGATTTGCTGAAGCAGCAAAAACTTGACCTATAGAGACAGCACCTGTGATTGGTGGACTTAAATCAACAGATGCAGCAGTAGCAGTGTAGATAGCACTTGTTCCAGTAGCTTTATAGATTGTAGCATTGATTGTAGTTGTTCCAACAAGGGCAACGCCTAATAGCTCTTTAAAGGAAGCAGAAATAGCAGTAATATTACCTGCACGTGGAACAACGAAAGCTTCAGTTACAACTGCAGATAAGTCTAACGTATTGCCTACAACAGCTACAGCAGGAGTCGCAGTACCAAATC is part of the Solibacillus sp. FSL K6-1523 genome and harbors:
- a CDS encoding exosporium glycoprotein BclB-related protein translates to MFSNNKNQGGCGCGCGGSCGRSGGQNNCQQLGPFLAIDQACIVPPVNRGSIIPFSSGLTSVVLATVAGGLLGVPQQIGFGTATPAVAVVGNTLDLSAVVTEAFVVPRAGNITAISASFKELLGVALVGTTTINATIYKATGTSAIYTATAASVDLSPPITGAVSIGQVFAASANLTPIPVAQGDRLVMVYSITVSGVTVVQVLTGTASAGITIE